One genomic window of Corynebacterium massiliense DSM 45435 includes the following:
- a CDS encoding UDP-glucose dehydrogenase family protein, with the protein MKMTVIGTGYLGATHAACMAELGHDVLGVDVDEAKIASLSAGKVPFFEPGLPEVLERNIDSGRLAFTTDYAQAAEFAHVHFLGVGTPQQHGSYAADLTYVRAVIESLVPHLSGHHVILGKSTVPVGTAADLQELADSLAPEGASVEIAWNPEFLREGYAVKDTITPDRIVLGVRDGESTAEEIAREIYARPLASDTPFIVTNLATAELVKVAANSFLATKISFINAVSELCEVAGGDVLALADAIGHDERIGRKFLGAGLGFGGGCLPKDIRAFMARAGELGADQALTFLREVDAINMRRRDRVVALAKEMLGGMLLGHRVTVLGCAFKPNSDDVRDSPALAVAGQLSLAGAAVTVYDPQGMDNAKKVFPTLDYAADLDAALNGSELVILATEWKQFKELDPQEAGKRVAAKNFIDGRNVLDVDEWRAAGWNLQALGRAV; encoded by the coding sequence ATGAAAATGACTGTGATTGGCACCGGGTACCTCGGTGCGACGCACGCGGCATGCATGGCGGAACTGGGCCACGACGTGCTGGGCGTAGACGTGGATGAGGCCAAGATTGCATCGTTAAGCGCCGGCAAGGTCCCCTTCTTCGAGCCGGGCCTGCCGGAGGTCCTCGAGCGCAACATCGACTCCGGCCGCCTCGCGTTTACCACCGACTACGCGCAGGCAGCCGAGTTCGCCCACGTCCACTTCCTCGGCGTGGGCACCCCGCAGCAGCACGGTTCCTACGCGGCGGATCTCACCTACGTGCGCGCGGTCATCGAGTCGCTTGTGCCGCACCTTTCGGGCCATCACGTCATCCTGGGCAAGTCGACCGTCCCGGTTGGCACCGCGGCGGACCTGCAGGAACTGGCCGACTCCCTCGCCCCGGAGGGAGCCTCGGTAGAGATCGCCTGGAACCCCGAGTTTCTGCGCGAGGGCTACGCCGTCAAGGACACCATCACTCCGGACCGCATCGTCCTCGGCGTGCGGGACGGCGAGAGCACCGCGGAGGAGATCGCCCGCGAGATTTACGCGCGCCCGCTGGCCAGTGACACCCCGTTCATCGTCACCAATCTCGCCACCGCGGAGCTGGTGAAGGTGGCGGCCAACTCCTTTTTGGCCACCAAGATTTCTTTCATCAACGCCGTCTCCGAGCTGTGTGAGGTTGCAGGGGGCGACGTGCTTGCGCTTGCCGATGCCATCGGCCACGACGAGCGCATCGGCCGCAAGTTCTTAGGCGCCGGTCTGGGCTTCGGCGGTGGTTGCCTGCCCAAGGACATCCGCGCATTCATGGCGCGTGCGGGAGAGCTCGGCGCCGACCAGGCGCTGACGTTCCTCCGCGAGGTCGACGCCATCAACATGCGCCGCCGCGACCGCGTGGTCGCGCTGGCGAAAGAGATGCTTGGCGGGATGCTCCTGGGACACCGCGTGACGGTGCTGGGCTGCGCCTTCAAGCCCAACTCCGACGATGTGCGCGACTCGCCGGCGCTCGCGGTGGCGGGCCAGCTCTCCCTCGCTGGTGCAGCAGTCACCGTCTACGACCCGCAGGGCATGGACAACGCCAAGAAGGTCTTCCCGACGCTGGACTACGCGGCGGATCTCGATGCCGCGCTCAACGGCAGTGAACTCGTCATCCTGGCCACCGAGTGGAAGCAGTTCAAGGAGCTCGACCCCCAGGAGGCGGGCAAGCGCGTCGCCGCGAAGAACTTCATCGATGGCCGCAACGTCTTGGACGTCGATGAGTGGCGCGCCGCCGGCTGGAACCTGCAGGCGCTCGGCCGAGCGGTGTAA
- the dcd gene encoding dCTP deaminase yields the protein MLLSDRDIRAAVDSGDLSIEPFQADLVQPSSVDVCLDKYFRVFNNSRYTHIDPKQEMAELTSLKEVEDGDGFVLHPGEFVLASTAERFSLPPHLAGRLEGKSSLGRLGLLTHSTAGFIDPGFSGHITLELSNMANLPITLWPGMKVGQLCLFQLSSPAEAPYGTGSLGSKYQGQRGPTPSKSYLNFR from the coding sequence GTGCTTCTTTCCGATCGTGACATCCGTGCCGCCGTAGACTCCGGAGACTTAAGTATCGAGCCGTTCCAGGCCGACCTCGTCCAGCCGTCCAGCGTGGACGTGTGCCTGGACAAGTATTTCCGGGTCTTTAACAACTCGCGGTACACGCACATCGATCCGAAACAGGAGATGGCCGAGCTTACCAGCCTGAAAGAGGTTGAGGACGGCGACGGGTTCGTCCTCCACCCGGGTGAATTCGTGCTCGCGTCCACCGCGGAGCGCTTCAGCCTGCCACCACACCTCGCGGGCCGGTTGGAAGGTAAGTCGTCCCTCGGCCGGTTGGGGCTGCTGACCCATTCCACCGCGGGTTTCATTGACCCCGGTTTCAGCGGCCACATCACGCTCGAGCTGTCGAACATGGCGAACCTGCCGATTACCCTGTGGCCGGGCATGAAGGTCGGCCAGCTGTGCCTGTTCCAGCTGAGCTCCCCGGCGGAGGCGCCGTACGGCACCGGATCGCTGGGGTCGAAGTACCAGGGTCAGCGCGGGCCGACCCCGTCGAAGTCCTACCTCAACTTCCGCTAA